A DNA window from Stutzerimonas stutzeri contains the following coding sequences:
- a CDS encoding ArsR/SmtB family transcription factor translates to MSPDLDIEQLRANAASAGALLKALANPDRLLLLCQLSQGERNVSELEQLLGIQQPTLSQQLAVLRREGLVATRREGKQIHYRISSPEALAVITTLYQLFCERSQK, encoded by the coding sequence ATGAGCCCCGATTTGGATATAGAGCAACTGCGAGCCAACGCCGCTTCCGCCGGTGCGTTGCTGAAGGCTCTGGCCAACCCTGATCGCCTGTTGTTGCTCTGTCAGCTCTCCCAGGGTGAGCGCAATGTTTCCGAGCTCGAACAACTTTTGGGTATCCAGCAGCCGACACTGTCGCAGCAGCTAGCTGTGCTGAGGCGCGAAGGCTTGGTGGCGACGCGCCGCGAGGGTAAACAGATTCACTATCGAATCAGCAGCCCGGAGGCCTTGGCCGTGATCACCACGCTGTATCAGCTCTTCTGCGAGAGGAGCCAGAAATGA
- a CDS encoding YeeE/YedE family protein yields the protein MTIDWISFTPWPALAGGVLIGAAASLFALLNGRIAGISGLLASALQRGAEGRGEKLMFLLGVLVAPLLWMLFGTLPALEFQSDWFGLVVAGLLVGVGTRYGAGCTSGHGVCGISRLSARSVVATLAFMTAGFVTVFVLRHLLGG from the coding sequence ATGACCATAGATTGGATCAGCTTCACGCCCTGGCCTGCACTCGCTGGCGGCGTATTGATTGGTGCGGCGGCGAGTCTGTTTGCGCTGCTCAACGGCCGTATCGCAGGTATCAGTGGGCTGCTCGCCAGCGCACTTCAGCGCGGCGCGGAGGGCAGAGGCGAAAAGCTGATGTTCCTGCTTGGCGTGCTGGTCGCGCCGTTGCTGTGGATGCTGTTCGGTACTTTACCGGCCTTGGAGTTTCAGTCCGATTGGTTCGGGTTGGTAGTGGCCGGGTTACTGGTCGGCGTTGGCACCCGCTATGGCGCCGGATGTACCAGCGGCCATGGGGTATGCGGTATCTCGCGACTGTCTGCGCGCTCCGTCGTCGCCACATTGGCTTTCATGACTGCTGGCTTCGTCACCGTCTTCGTTCTGCGTCATTTGCTTGGAGGGTGA
- a CDS encoding YeeE/YedE family protein, with translation MRTLASFAAGLLFGLGLLLSGMANPAKVIGFLDITGAWDPSLALVMAGAIGTALLPFTWAKVRKRSLLGAPMQLPDKRELDGRLIGGSLLFGVGWGIAGICPGPAIAVLLSGHWQVVLFVLAMLGGMLLFSALERRRTC, from the coding sequence ATGCGCACGCTGGCTTCGTTTGCTGCCGGGCTGCTGTTCGGGCTGGGGTTGTTGCTCTCGGGAATGGCTAATCCGGCCAAGGTTATTGGCTTTCTAGACATCACCGGCGCCTGGGATCCATCGCTTGCGCTGGTGATGGCCGGTGCCATCGGTACTGCGTTGCTGCCGTTTACGTGGGCCAAGGTGCGTAAGCGTTCGCTGCTTGGTGCTCCGATGCAGCTACCCGACAAGCGCGAGCTTGATGGGAGGCTGATCGGCGGCAGCCTGCTGTTTGGAGTGGGCTGGGGTATCGCTGGCATCTGCCCGGGGCCGGCAATTGCCGTGCTGCTGAGCGGCCATTGGCAGGTCGTGCTTTTCGTTCTCGCCATGCTTGGCGGGATGCTGTTGTTCTCTGCGCTGGAACGCCGGCGCACTTGCTGA
- a CDS encoding YgaP family membrane protein produces the protein MKANVGTIDRALRIIVGLALIGLSLAGVIGVWGWIGLVPLATGIFRFCPAYTLLGIKTCKACNAKS, from the coding sequence ATGAAAGCCAACGTTGGAACCATCGATCGGGCACTACGGATCATCGTCGGTCTGGCGCTCATCGGCCTGAGCCTGGCGGGCGTGATTGGTGTGTGGGGCTGGATCGGCCTTGTGCCTCTGGCCACCGGCATCTTTCGCTTCTGCCCGGCCTATACCCTGCTTGGCATCAAGACCTGCAAGGCATGCAACGCCAAGTCTTGA
- a CDS encoding rhodanese-like domain-containing protein has product MKSAHDLVEQARTSIREVSMTEADAAIQAADVLIDVREPDEFREGHIDGALNIPRGVLEFKLSGTPELGARDLSVVLYCKTSGRAALAAAALQEMGYMNVKSIAGGFDAWVEAGKPAIKPSLPSFD; this is encoded by the coding sequence ATGAAGAGCGCCCATGATCTTGTCGAACAGGCCCGGACCAGCATCCGGGAAGTATCGATGACCGAAGCCGACGCGGCGATCCAGGCCGCAGACGTACTGATCGACGTACGCGAGCCAGACGAATTTCGCGAGGGGCATATCGACGGCGCCCTTAACATCCCGCGCGGCGTGCTGGAATTCAAGCTCAGCGGGACGCCGGAGCTGGGCGCTCGGGACCTGAGCGTCGTGCTCTATTGCAAGACCAGCGGTCGTGCTGCGCTTGCTGCAGCAGCGCTGCAGGAGATGGGCTACATGAACGTCAAGTCCATCGCCGGCGGGTTTGATGCGTGGGTCGAAGCCGGCAAGCCGGCGATCAAGCCGAGCCTGCCAAGCTTCGACTGA
- a CDS encoding SulP family inorganic anion transporter: MMKRLARFLPCLDWAQHYDRAAAAKDGLAALIVTLMLIPQSLAYAMLAGLPSVTGLYASMLPLIAYTLFGTSRTLAVGPVAVVSLMTAAALGPLFAAGSAEYIGAAMLLAMLSGVVLLVMAVLRLGFLANFLSHPVISGFISASGILIALGQLKHILGISVVGDNALELATELIAGLSQTHLPTLAVGITSLLFLYLVRSQLGSWLHRLGMNPRTAATLTKIGPVVALLLAIAAVGAFQLAGLGVRVVGEVPRGLPSLSVPSLDLSLALQLLPAAVLISLVGFVESVSVAQTLAAKRRERIEPNQELVALGSANIAAAFSGGFPVTGGFARSVVNFDAGAQTPLAGALTAAGIGLTVLFFTPLFHNLPHAVLAATIIVAVLSLVDLAALRRTWRYSRQDAAAMTATMLGVLLIGVESGIILGVGLSLLLFLWRTSQPHVAVVGQLPGSEHFRNIERFAVAQSPKVLSVRVDESLYFPNARFLEDRIAELIGRYPQAEHLVLMCPGVNLIDASALESLEAITARLHTAGVQLHLSEVKGPVMDRLRRTDFLGHFGGQVFISQYEALLALDPQTTHRALERQRDHRSSMKENADEERP; this comes from the coding sequence ATGATGAAGCGGCTGGCTCGCTTTCTGCCATGCCTGGACTGGGCGCAGCATTACGACCGCGCAGCCGCGGCCAAGGACGGCCTGGCCGCACTGATCGTGACCTTGATGCTGATTCCGCAAAGCCTGGCCTACGCGATGCTTGCGGGCCTGCCGTCGGTGACCGGCCTGTATGCCAGCATGCTGCCGCTGATCGCCTACACATTGTTCGGCACCAGCCGCACCCTGGCCGTCGGCCCGGTGGCGGTGGTCTCGCTGATGACTGCTGCCGCACTGGGGCCGCTATTCGCGGCGGGCAGCGCGGAATACATCGGCGCGGCCATGCTCTTGGCGATGCTGTCTGGCGTGGTGTTGCTGGTGATGGCGGTGTTGCGCCTGGGCTTTCTGGCGAATTTCCTTAGCCACCCGGTGATTTCCGGATTCATCAGCGCCTCGGGCATTCTCATCGCCCTCGGCCAACTCAAGCACATTCTTGGTATTTCCGTTGTTGGCGACAATGCGCTGGAACTTGCTACTGAGCTGATCGCCGGCCTGTCACAGACTCACCTGCCGACCCTAGCCGTGGGTATCACCAGCCTGCTGTTTCTCTATCTGGTGCGTAGCCAGCTGGGCAGTTGGCTGCATCGCCTGGGAATGAATCCGCGTACAGCCGCCACCCTGACCAAGATCGGGCCCGTGGTCGCCCTGCTTCTTGCGATAGCTGCGGTCGGCGCGTTTCAGCTCGCCGGCCTGGGCGTGCGGGTGGTCGGCGAAGTGCCGCGCGGGCTGCCATCACTGAGTGTGCCGTCACTGGACCTGTCACTCGCCCTGCAACTTCTGCCGGCCGCGGTGCTGATCAGCCTGGTGGGATTTGTCGAATCGGTATCGGTAGCCCAAACCCTGGCAGCCAAGCGCCGCGAGCGTATCGAGCCCAACCAGGAGTTGGTCGCGCTCGGCAGCGCCAATATCGCTGCAGCATTCAGCGGCGGTTTCCCGGTCACGGGCGGTTTCGCCCGTTCGGTGGTGAACTTCGACGCCGGTGCTCAGACCCCGCTGGCCGGTGCCCTGACCGCCGCGGGTATAGGCCTCACGGTGCTGTTCTTCACACCGCTGTTTCATAACCTGCCACACGCCGTCCTGGCCGCGACGATCATCGTGGCTGTACTCAGCCTCGTGGACCTCGCCGCACTGCGACGAACCTGGCGCTATTCCCGCCAGGACGCCGCCGCCATGACGGCCACGATGCTCGGTGTACTGCTGATTGGGGTGGAGAGCGGGATTATCCTGGGCGTGGGTCTGTCGCTGCTTCTGTTTCTCTGGCGCACCAGCCAGCCGCATGTTGCCGTGGTTGGACAGCTGCCAGGCAGCGAGCACTTTCGCAACATCGAGCGCTTCGCCGTGGCGCAGAGCCCGAAGGTACTTTCGGTACGGGTAGATGAAAGCCTGTACTTCCCCAATGCGCGCTTCCTGGAGGACCGCATCGCCGAATTGATCGGTCGCTATCCTCAAGCCGAGCACCTGGTGCTGATGTGCCCAGGGGTGAACCTGATCGATGCGAGCGCGCTGGAAAGTCTCGAGGCCATCACAGCCCGCCTGCACACCGCCGGCGTTCAGCTCCATCTTTCCGAAGTCAAAGGCCCGGTAATGGATCGGCTACGGCGCACCGACTTCCTTGGGCACTTTGGCGGCCAGGTATTCATCAGCCAGTACGAAGCCTTGCTCGCACTGGACCCGCAAACCACTCATCGCGCCCTCGAGCGACAGCGCGACCACCGTTCCAGCATGAAGGAGAACGCAGATGAAGAGCGCCCATGA